A DNA window from Pogona vitticeps strain Pit_001003342236 chromosome 2, PviZW2.1, whole genome shotgun sequence contains the following coding sequences:
- the MYL6 gene encoding myosin light polypeptide 6 isoform X2, which yields MCDFSEDQTAEFKEAFQLFDRTGDGKILYSQCGDVMRALGQNPTNAEVMKVLGNPKSDEMNVKTLSFEQFLPMMQTIAKNKDQGCFEDYVEGLRVFDKEGNGTVMGAEIRHVLVTLGEKMTEEEVEMLVAGHEDSNGCINYEAFVRHILSG from the exons ATG TGTGACTTCTCAGAAGATCAGACCGCAG AGTTCAAGGAGGCTTTCCAGCTTTTTGACAGAACTGGAGATGGTAAGATCCTGTATAGCCAGTGCGGGGATGTGATGAGAGCCCTGGGCCAGAATCCCACCAATGCAGAAGTCATGAAAGTTCTGGGGAACCCCAAGAGTGATG AAATGAATGTGAAGACGCTGAGCTTTGAACAGTTCCTGCCCATGATGCAAACCATTGCTAAGAACAAGGACCAGGGATGCTTTGAGGACTACGTGGAAGGGCTGAGGGTCTTTGACAAAGAAGGCAACGGCACCGTCATGGGAGCGGAGATACGCCACGTCCTGGTCACCTTAG GTGAGAAAATGACGGAGGAAGAAGTGGAGATGCTTGTGGCCGGCCATGAAGACAGCAATGGCTGCATTAACTACGAAG CATTTGTGAGACACATCTTATCAGGGTGA
- the MYL6 gene encoding myosin light polypeptide 6 isoform X1: MCDFSEDQTAEFKEAFQLFDRTGDGKILYSQCGDVMRALGQNPTNAEVMKVLGNPKSDEMNVKTLSFEQFLPMMQTIAKNKDQGCFEDYVEGLRVFDKEGNGTVMGAEIRHVLVTLGEKMTEEEVEMLVAGHEDSNGCINYEELVRMVLSG; encoded by the exons ATG TGTGACTTCTCAGAAGATCAGACCGCAG AGTTCAAGGAGGCTTTCCAGCTTTTTGACAGAACTGGAGATGGTAAGATCCTGTATAGCCAGTGCGGGGATGTGATGAGAGCCCTGGGCCAGAATCCCACCAATGCAGAAGTCATGAAAGTTCTGGGGAACCCCAAGAGTGATG AAATGAATGTGAAGACGCTGAGCTTTGAACAGTTCCTGCCCATGATGCAAACCATTGCTAAGAACAAGGACCAGGGATGCTTTGAGGACTACGTGGAAGGGCTGAGGGTCTTTGACAAAGAAGGCAACGGCACCGTCATGGGAGCGGAGATACGCCACGTCCTGGTCACCTTAG GTGAGAAAATGACGGAGGAAGAAGTGGAGATGCTTGTGGCCGGCCATGAAGACAGCAATGGCTGCATTAACTACGAAG AGTTGGTGCGGATGGTTCTGAGCGGCTGA